Part of the Pseudomonadales bacterium genome is shown below.
GAGGAGGTCAAGGTCGGTTTCGACATCCTGCGCAGTCTGCAACTGCGCTCACGCGGCATCAACTTCATCGCCTGCCCGAGCTGCTCGCGGCAGAACTTCGATGTGATCGCCACGATGAATGCGCTGGAGCAGCGCCTGGAAGATGTGCGGGTGGCAATGGATGTGGCGGTGATCGGCTGCTATGTCAACGGTCCCGGCGAGGCGCGTGAAGTGGAGATCGGCGTCACCGGGGCGGCACCGCAGAACCTGATCTTCATCGATGGCAAGCCCAGCCACAAGGTGGCAGCCGAGGCCTTGACCGACGAACTGGAGCGGTTGATCCGTGAGCGGGCCGCGCAGAAGAGTCGGCAGGCTGCCAACACCATCGCCCGCGGCTGAGATGCTGTTCGGATTTTTAAGATAAAGAAATAATGAAAATCAATGCAATACGCGGGATGAATGACATCCTGCCAGAAGAAACGCCTCTATGGCGTTATGCTGAAAAAATAATTCAGCAAGTTCTCACCACTTACGGCTACCGTGAAATCCGCCTGCCGCTGCTGGAGCCGACCCTGCTGTTCGACCGTTCGATCGGTGAAGTCACCGACATCGTCGAGAAGGAGATGTACACCTTTCCCGACCGCAACGGCGAGTCGCTGACGCTGCGGCCCGAAGGCACCGCCGGCTGCGTGCGCGCCTGCCAGGAGCATGGCCTGCTGTTCAACCAGACCCAGCGGCTCTGGTACCAGGGGCCGATGTTCCGTTACGAACGGCCGCAGAAGGGGCGCTACCGGCAGTTTCATCAGATCGGCGTCGAGGCCTTCGGCTTTGCCGCCCCTGAACTCGATGCCGAACTGCTGCTGCTCAGTGCCGAACTGTGGCGGCAGTTGGGTCTGACCGAACTGGTCACACTGGAGATCAACTCGATCGGCAGTGCCGAGGCGCGTGGCCGCTACCGGGCCGATCTGGTCGCCTATCTGTCGACCCGCAAGGAAAAGCTGGATGATGATTCGCGACGCCGGCTCGATTCCAATCCGCTGCGCATTCTCGACAGCAAGGTGCCCGAAACACAGGCACTGCTCGATCAGGCACCGGTCATCACCGACTACCTCGATCAGCCCTCGCGCGACCACTTCGCGCGGCTGCGGGCGCTGCTCGATGCGATGCAGATTCCCTATCGCATCAACCCGCGGCTGGTGCGTGGCCTCGACTACTACTGCGACACGGTCTTCGAGTGGGTCACCAGCGCCTTGGGTGCTCAAGGCACGGTCTGTGCCGGCGGGCGTTACGATGGGCTGGTCGAGCAGTTGGGTGGCAGGCCGACCCCGGCGGTGGGCATGGCGATGGGGCTCGAACGGCTGATCCTGCTGCTCGGCAGCCGCACGCGGCAACCCGGCGAACTCGGCCCGCACAGTGACCTCTATCTGATCGCGGCCAGCGACGCCGAGCTCCCGGCAGTGATGCAACTGGCCGAGCGGCTGCGCCGGGCCTTGCCGCAACGGGTCATCATCACCCATCTGGAGGGCGGCAGCTTCAAGAGCAGGATGAAGCGGGCCGACAAGAGCGGTGCCGAGTTCGCATTGCTGTTGGGTGAGGATGAACTGCGTGATCAGGTGGTGAGCCTCAAACCGTTGCGCAGCGAAGCGCCGCAGCAGCGGTTCGACGAGGCGACGCTGATCGACCATTTGCGCCAGCACTTCAGGGTGACGCTATAATCCGGCCCATTTTGACTGACTGGCTGCACTCCTTTCGGCCGCGATCCGAGGATGCCGACGTCGACCGATCGATCACAGGCCGCTGGTGGCCGATGATCGAACAACCCGCATCCTTCGCTGAGTTGAACTGGAGAACAGTGTGGACCCCTACCTGAGTGAGCAGGAGCAGATCGAGGCAATCAAGAGCTGGTGGCGCCGGCATGGCAGCACGTTGCTGATCACGCTGGCGCTGTTGCTGGCCGCCTACTGGGGCTGGCAGCTGTGGCAGAAACAGCAGGCTGATTCACAGGCCAGGGCGGCCGCCCTCTACCAGAACATGGAGCAGGCCTACCTGCTGGCGCAGAAGGGTGAAAAAGAGGAGCAGGCACAGCAGCTCGCCACCTTCACTCATCTGGCCGGGCAGCTCAAGAGCGACTATCCGACCTACGGCTATGCCCGCTTTGCCGCCTGGATGCTGGCCAAGGCGGCGGTCGACCGGCAGGACTATCAGGCCGCCGAGAAGGAGCTGGAGTGGGTGCTGGCCCATCTCGGCATGGGCTGGATG
Proteins encoded:
- the hisS gene encoding histidine--tRNA ligase, coding for MKINAIRGMNDILPEETPLWRYAEKIIQQVLTTYGYREIRLPLLEPTLLFDRSIGEVTDIVEKEMYTFPDRNGESLTLRPEGTAGCVRACQEHGLLFNQTQRLWYQGPMFRYERPQKGRYRQFHQIGVEAFGFAAPELDAELLLLSAELWRQLGLTELVTLEINSIGSAEARGRYRADLVAYLSTRKEKLDDDSRRRLDSNPLRILDSKVPETQALLDQAPVITDYLDQPSRDHFARLRALLDAMQIPYRINPRLVRGLDYYCDTVFEWVTSALGAQGTVCAGGRYDGLVEQLGGRPTPAVGMAMGLERLILLLGSRTRQPGELGPHSDLYLIAASDAELPAVMQLAERLRRALPQRVIITHLEGGSFKSRMKRADKSGAEFALLLGEDELRDQVVSLKPLRSEAPQQRFDEATLIDHLRQHFRVTL
- a CDS encoding tetratricopeptide repeat protein, producing MDPYLSEQEQIEAIKSWWRRHGSTLLITLALLLAAYWGWQLWQKQQADSQARAAALYQNMEQAYLLAQKGEKEEQAQQLATFTHLAGQLKSDYPTYGYARFAAWMLAKAAVDRQDYQAAEKELEWVLAHLGMGWMKGEDTLSAAISRLRLAQLKLAQKQFDAALAQLDLVSDGAFEVREAELRGDVLMAKGDAAGAVAAYTRALAATAVDDPLRGLTEMKLDDAKSRLPKTNTEQKP